A genome region from Coprococcus phoceensis includes the following:
- a CDS encoding relaxase/mobilization nuclease domain-containing protein, whose protein sequence is MATFKHISSKNADYGAAEAYLTFEHDEFTMKPTLDENGRLIPREDYRISSLNCGGEDFAVACMRANLRYEKNQKREDVKSHHYIISFDPRDGTDNGLTVDRAQELGEQFCKEHFPGHQALVCTHPDGHNHSGNIHVHIVINSLRIYEVPLLPYMDRPADTREGCKHRCTNAAMEYFKSEVMEMCHREGLYQIDLLSGSKERITEREYWAAKKGQLALDKENAVREAAGQPTKPTKFETDKAKLRRTIRQALSQAGSFDEFSSLLLREGVTVKESRGRLSYLTPDRTKPITARKLGDDFDKAAVLVLLTQNAHRAAEQSKAILEYPAAVKKLSQGEKTTKTTPADNTLQRMVDREAKRAEGKGVGYDRWAAKHNLKQMAATVTAYQQYGFSSPEELDEACSAAYTAMRESLTELKQMEKTLNGKKELQRQVLAYSKTRPVRDGLKQQKNAKAKAAYRQKYESDFIIADAAARYFRENGISKLPSYKALQAEIETLIQEKNSGYNDYRAKREEYRRLQTVKGNIDQILHRERKPVKRQEQER, encoded by the coding sequence TTGGCAACATTCAAACATATCAGCTCTAAAAATGCGGACTATGGCGCAGCGGAAGCCTATCTCACATTTGAGCATGACGAGTTTACCATGAAGCCCACCCTTGATGAAAACGGGCGGCTGATACCGAGGGAGGATTACCGCATTTCTTCCCTCAACTGTGGGGGCGAGGATTTCGCTGTTGCCTGTATGCGGGCTAATCTCCGCTATGAGAAAAACCAAAAACGGGAAGATGTGAAAAGCCACCACTATATCATCAGCTTTGACCCACGGGACGGGACAGACAACGGCTTGACCGTAGACCGGGCGCAGGAGCTGGGCGAGCAGTTCTGTAAAGAGCATTTCCCCGGACACCAAGCCTTAGTCTGCACCCACCCGGACGGGCATAACCACAGCGGCAATATCCATGTGCATATCGTCATCAACTCCCTGCGGATTTATGAAGTCCCGCTTCTGCCCTACATGGACAGACCAGCCGACACACGGGAGGGCTGCAAGCACCGCTGCACCAACGCCGCTATGGAATATTTCAAGAGTGAAGTCATGGAGATGTGCCACCGGGAGGGGCTTTACCAAATCGACCTCCTAAGCGGCAGCAAGGAACGGATAACCGAACGGGAATACTGGGCGGCAAAGAAAGGACAGCTTGCCCTTGATAAAGAGAACGCTGTCAGAGAAGCCGCAGGACAGCCGACCAAGCCCACCAAGTTTGAAACGGACAAGGCGAAGCTGCGCCGGACGATACGGCAGGCACTTTCCCAAGCTGGCAGCTTTGACGAATTTTCTTCCCTTTTGCTGCGGGAGGGTGTGACCGTCAAGGAGAGCCGGGGGCGGCTTTCCTACCTCACGCCGGACAGGACAAAGCCTATCACAGCCCGGAAGCTGGGGGACGATTTTGACAAGGCTGCTGTCCTTGTCCTGCTTACGCAGAACGCCCACAGAGCCGCCGAACAGAGCAAAGCCATACTCGAATACCCTGCCGCGGTTAAAAAGCTGTCACAAGGGGAAAAAACCACAAAAACCACCCCGGCAGACAACACCTTGCAGCGCATGGTTGACCGGGAAGCCAAGCGAGCCGAGGGCAAGGGCGTGGGCTATGACCGCTGGGCGGCAAAGCACAACCTAAAGCAAATGGCAGCTACCGTTACCGCCTATCAGCAGTACGGCTTTTCTTCCCCGGAGGAACTGGACGAAGCCTGTTCTGCCGCCTATACCGCCATGCGGGAAAGCCTTACAGAGCTGAAGCAGATGGAAAAGACGCTGAACGGGAAAAAGGAGCTGCAACGGCAGGTGCTTGCCTATTCCAAGACCCGCCCTGTCCGGGACGGGCTGAAACAGCAGAAAAACGCCAAAGCAAAAGCAGCCTACCGTCAGAAGTACGAAAGCGACTTTATCATAGCAGACGCAGCCGCCCGCTATTTCAGGGAAAACGGCATTTCCAAGCTGCCGAGCTATAAAGCCCTGCAAGCAGAGATTGAAACCCTTATCCAAGAGAAAAACAGCGGCTACAACGATTACCGGGCAAAACGGGAGGAATACCGCCGCTTACAGACTGTCAAGGGCAATATCGACCAGATTTTACACCGGGAGCGCAAGCCTGTGAAAAGGCAGGAACAGGAACGATAA
- a CDS encoding PrgI family protein, whose translation MAYVPVPKDLTKVKTKVALNLTKRQLIFFSLAAVVGIPFYLVMRKPIGSSIAAILMVTIMLPFFFMAMYEKDGLPFEKVVANIIRQKFICPAVRPYKTENFYQEISTLVKKEGVPDGKKDKAGGSAGASVPGGKKKPSGKKKQKKQKRKRTGKA comes from the coding sequence ATGGCGTATGTACCAGTACCAAAAGACCTTACCAAGGTCAAAACAAAAGTAGCGTTAAATCTGACAAAGCGGCAGCTGATTTTCTTTTCACTTGCCGCAGTTGTGGGAATTCCGTTTTATCTGGTCATGAGAAAACCAATCGGTTCCAGTATCGCAGCCATCCTGATGGTAACGATCATGCTTCCGTTTTTCTTCATGGCAATGTATGAAAAAGACGGTCTTCCCTTTGAAAAAGTGGTGGCAAATATCATTCGACAGAAGTTTATCTGTCCGGCAGTAAGACCATATAAGACAGAAAATTTTTATCAGGAGATTTCCACCCTTGTGAAAAAGGAGGGTGTGCCGGATGGCAAAAAAGACAAAGCAGGAGGCTCAGCAGGAGCGTCTGTCCCTGGCGGAAAAAAGAAACCGTCAGGAAAGAAGAAACAAAAAAAGCAGAAAAGAAAGAGAACAGGAAAAGCGTAG
- a CDS encoding plasmid mobilization protein — translation MRKRYNTPHRSRVVKTRMTEEEYAEFAERLSAYNMSQAEFIRQAITGAAIRPIITVSPVNDELLAAVGKLTAEYGRIGGNLNQIARTLNEWHSPYPQLAGEVRAAVSDLAALKFEVLQKVGDAVGNIQTYQL, via the coding sequence ATGCGAAAACGATATAACACGCCGCACCGCAGCCGGGTAGTCAAGACACGCATGACCGAGGAAGAATACGCCGAGTTTGCGGAAAGGCTTTCTGCTTACAACATGAGCCAAGCCGAGTTTATCCGGCAAGCCATAACCGGGGCAGCCATACGCCCCATCATAACCGTTTCCCCCGTCAATGACGAGTTGCTTGCCGCTGTCGGGAAGCTGACCGCCGAATACGGCAGGATCGGCGGCAACTTAAACCAGATAGCCCGGACGCTGAACGAGTGGCACAGCCCCTACCCGCAGCTTGCCGGGGAGGTACGGGCGGCGGTTTCCGACCTTGCTGCCCTAAAGTTTGAAGTCTTGCAGAAAGTGGGTGACGCTGTTGGCAACATTCAAACATATCAGCTCTAA
- a CDS encoding VirB6/TrbL-like conjugal transfer protein, CD1112 family codes for MNTIIERITEAIKDILIGLIKSSLDNMFTSVNEQVGTIAGQVGQTPQGWNAGIFNLIQNISQTVIVPIAGLIITFVLCYELITMVTQKNNFHEFETYNIFLWIFKAYVAIYLVTNTFNITMAVFDVGQHVVNNAAGVISGNTAVDATEAISRIVDALEDMELGDLFLLSMETMLISVTMHILSIIITVILYGRMIEIYLYTSIAPIPFATMTNKEWGNIGNNYLKGLFALAFQGFFMMVCVGIYAVLVNAMTISSDLHAAMFSVAAYTVILAFSLFKTGSLSKSIFNAH; via the coding sequence ATGAACACCATCATTGAGAGAATTACGGAAGCGATAAAGGATATCCTGATTGGGCTTATCAAGTCAAGTTTGGATAACATGTTCACGTCTGTCAATGAGCAGGTGGGAACCATAGCCGGGCAGGTGGGACAGACACCGCAGGGATGGAATGCAGGGATTTTTAATCTGATTCAGAATATATCCCAAACGGTGATCGTCCCCATTGCGGGACTGATCATCACCTTTGTCCTGTGCTATGAATTGATCACGATGGTAACACAGAAAAACAATTTCCATGAATTTGAGACTTATAACATTTTCCTCTGGATCTTCAAAGCGTATGTAGCCATTTATCTGGTGACAAATACGTTTAATATCACGATGGCGGTCTTTGATGTTGGCCAGCATGTGGTCAACAATGCCGCCGGGGTGATATCAGGAAACACTGCGGTGGATGCAACAGAAGCAATTTCACGGATTGTGGATGCCCTGGAGGATATGGAGTTAGGGGATTTGTTCCTGCTATCCATGGAAACGATGTTGATCAGTGTTACCATGCACATTCTGTCAATTATCATTACGGTAATCTTGTACGGAAGAATGATAGAAATTTACCTTTATACTTCCATAGCACCAATTCCGTTTGCCACCATGACCAATAAGGAATGGGGCAATATCGGAAACAATTATTTAAAAGGCTTGTTCGCACTGGCATTTCAGGGATTCTTCATGATGGTCTGTGTGGGAATTTATGCAGTTTTAGTAAATGCAATGACCATATCCAGTGACCTTCATGCAGCAATGTTTTCAGTAGCGGCTTATACCGTGATTCTTGCTTTTTCATTATTCAAGACCGGAAGCCTTAGCAAATCGATATTTAATGCCCACTAA
- a CDS encoding ATP-binding protein: protein MKNGIEAMITDITATTAEAEDYTGEDGLLYCGKCHTPKEAYFAEGKTCFGRDRHPAECDCQRAAREKQQAAESRQKHLEKVEDLKRRGFTDPAMRNWTFEHDNGRNPQTETARFYVESWETMQAENIGYLFWGGVGTGKSYLAACIANALMEKEVAVCMTNFATILGDLAASFEGRNEYISRLCSYPLLILDDFGMERGTEYGLEQVYSVIDSRYRSGKPLIATTNLTLEELQHPQDTPHARIYDRLTSMCAPVRFTGSNFRKETAQEKLERLKQLMKQRKESL, encoded by the coding sequence ATGAAAAACGGAATTGAAGCTATGATTACGGACATTACAGCCACTACCGCCGAAGCGGAGGACTACACAGGCGAGGACGGGCTTTTATACTGCGGTAAGTGCCATACGCCCAAAGAAGCCTATTTTGCAGAGGGAAAGACTTGTTTCGGGCGTGACCGCCACCCGGCAGAGTGCGACTGCCAGCGGGCAGCCCGTGAAAAGCAGCAAGCCGCCGAAAGCCGACAGAAGCACCTTGAAAAAGTGGAGGACTTGAAACGCCGGGGCTTTACCGACCCTGCTATGCGGAACTGGACATTTGAGCATGACAACGGCAGAAACCCGCAGACCGAAACCGCCCGCTTTTATGTGGAGAGCTGGGAAACCATGCAGGCTGAAAATATCGGCTACCTGTTTTGGGGCGGCGTGGGGACGGGAAAAAGCTACCTTGCCGCCTGTATCGCCAACGCCCTTATGGAAAAAGAGGTTGCCGTCTGCATGACAAACTTTGCAACGATACTGGGTGACCTTGCCGCCAGCTTTGAGGGCAGGAACGAATATATTTCCCGCCTTTGCAGCTACCCTCTGCTGATACTTGATGATTTCGGTATGGAGCGAGGAACAGAATACGGGCTGGAACAGGTTTACAGCGTGATTGACAGCCGTTACCGAAGCGGCAAGCCGCTGATCGCCACGACCAACCTCACGCTGGAGGAATTGCAGCACCCGCAGGACACGCCCCACGCCCGTATCTATGACAGGCTGACTTCCATGTGCGCCCCCGTCCGCTTCACGGGCAGCAACTTCCGAAAGGAAACCGCACAGGAAAAGCTGGAACGCTTAAAGCAACTGATGAAGCAGCGAAAGGAGAGCCTATGA
- a CDS encoding transposon-encoded TnpW family protein, whose amino-acid sequence MTETKQTSTTKTDRRPDCVTEIRMGNSVLTVSGFFKQGATDTAADKMMKVLEAEAATQKTAI is encoded by the coding sequence ATGACAGAAACGAAACAGACAAGCACCACCAAAACAGACCGCCGCCCGGACTGTGTGACGGAAATCCGCATGGGCAACTCCGTCCTTACCGTTTCCGGCTTCTTCAAGCAGGGCGCAACCGACACCGCAGCCGACAAGATGATGAAAGTGCTGGAAGCGGAAGCTGCTACACAAAAAACGGCGATTTGA
- a CDS encoding recombinase family protein, giving the protein MLRQTNQQPITALYPRLSHEDELQGESNSISNQKRILETYAKQNGFSNLRWYTDDGYSGANFQRPGFQAMLADIEAGKVGTVIVKDMSRLGRNYLQVGMYTEMIFPQKGVRFIAINDGVDSAQGDNDFAPLRNIFNEWLVRDTSKKIKAVKRSKGMNGKPITSKPVYGYLMDEDENFIIDEEAAPVVKQIYNLCLAGNGPTKIARMLTEQQIPTPGTLEYRRTGSTRRYHPGYECKWATNTVVHILENREYTGCLVNFKTEKLSYKVKHSVENPPEKQVIFENHHEPIIDTQTWERVQELRKQRKRPNRYDEVGLFSGILFCADCGSVMYQQRYQTDKRKQDCYICGNYKKRTHDCTAHFIRTDLLTAGVLSNLRKVTSYAAKHEARFMKLLIEQNEDGGKRRNAAKKKELEASEKRIAELSAIFKRLYEDSVTGRISDERFTELSADYEAEQRELKERAAAIQAELSKAQEATVNAEKFMNVVRRHTSFEELTPTLLREFVEKIVVHECSYDENKTRRQDIEIYYSFVGKVDLPE; this is encoded by the coding sequence ATGTTAAGACAGACCAACCAACAACCAATTACCGCCCTTTACCCAAGACTATCCCATGAGGACGAGCTGCAAGGCGAAAGCAATTCCATTTCCAATCAGAAGCGTATCCTTGAAACCTATGCAAAGCAGAACGGCTTTTCCAATCTGCGCTGGTACACGGACGACGGTTATTCTGGTGCGAACTTTCAAAGACCCGGTTTTCAAGCCATGCTTGCGGACATTGAAGCCGGAAAAGTCGGGACAGTTATCGTAAAGGATATGTCGAGGTTAGGGCGAAACTACCTGCAAGTGGGAATGTACACGGAAATGATTTTCCCACAGAAAGGTGTCCGCTTCATCGCTATCAATGACGGAGTGGACAGCGCACAGGGCGACAATGACTTTGCCCCGCTGCGGAATATCTTTAACGAATGGCTGGTGAGAGATACGAGCAAGAAAATCAAAGCAGTAAAACGCTCAAAAGGCATGAATGGCAAGCCCATCACAAGCAAGCCTGTGTATGGCTACCTCATGGACGAGGATGAAAATTTCATTATTGACGAGGAAGCTGCACCCGTAGTCAAGCAGATATACAACCTCTGTCTTGCCGGGAATGGTCCGACCAAGATAGCCCGTATGCTCACAGAGCAGCAAATCCCCACGCCGGGAACGCTTGAATACCGCAGGACGGGCAGCACCCGCCGCTACCACCCCGGCTATGAGTGCAAGTGGGCGACCAATACCGTAGTGCATATCCTTGAAAACCGGGAATACACAGGCTGTCTGGTAAATTTCAAGACAGAAAAACTTTCTTACAAAGTCAAGCACAGTGTAGAAAATCCCCCGGAAAAGCAAGTGATTTTCGAGAACCACCACGAGCCTATCATAGACACCCAAACATGGGAACGGGTGCAGGAGCTTCGCAAACAGCGCAAACGCCCAAACCGCTATGATGAAGTGGGTTTGTTCTCCGGCATACTGTTCTGTGCGGACTGCGGCAGCGTGATGTATCAGCAGCGATACCAGACGGACAAGCGCAAGCAGGACTGTTATATCTGCGGCAACTACAAGAAACGCACCCATGACTGTACGGCGCACTTTATCCGCACCGACCTCTTGACCGCTGGTGTACTCTCCAATCTGCGGAAAGTGACCAGCTATGCGGCAAAGCATGAAGCCCGGTTTATGAAACTCTTGATTGAGCAGAACGAGGACGGGGGCAAACGCAGGAACGCCGCCAAGAAAAAGGAACTGGAAGCCTCCGAGAAACGCATAGCCGAGTTATCCGCTATCTTCAAGCGGCTGTATGAGGACAGCGTGACCGGGCGCATATCAGACGAGCGTTTCACAGAGCTGTCGGCAGACTATGAAGCAGAGCAACGGGAGCTGAAAGAAAGAGCCGCTGCTATTCAAGCGGAGCTTTCCAAAGCACAGGAAGCCACCGTGAACGCAGAAAAGTTTATGAATGTTGTCCGGCGGCATACCAGCTTTGAAGAACTTACCCCTACTCTGCTGCGGGAGTTTGTAGAGAAAATCGTTGTGCATGAGTGCAGCTATGACGAGAACAAGACCCGCAGACAGGACATTGAGATTTATTATTCTTTTGTTGGCAAGGTGGACTTGCCCGAATAA
- a CDS encoding Maff2 family mobile element protein, which yields MRKCRIGTAKFFTLLLLLYRTSVKSQGIKQLMAGAGIMLLGTTLIPQLATLFS from the coding sequence ATGCGCAAGTGCCGGATAGGAACGGCAAAATTTTTTACACTTCTATTACTTCTTTATCGCACATCAGTAAAGAGCCAGGGCATCAAACAGCTGATGGCTGGTGCCGGAATCATGCTGCTGGGAACTACCCTGATTCCACAGCTGGCAACATTGTTCTCTTAA
- a CDS encoding phage replisome organizer N-terminal domain-containing protein, with the protein MADNRKYYYLKLKENFFDSDSIVLLEDMKDGILYSNILLKLYLKSLKNGGKLQLDEHIPYTAQMIATLTRHQIGTVERALEIFRQLGLVEQLDSGAFYMTDIELMIGQSSTEAERKRAARLENKALLPPRTKGGHLSDIRPPEIEIELEKEIEIEKEREGETGHPAPAAYGRYNNVILTDTELSGLKTELPDKWEYYIDRLSCHIASTGKQYHSHAATIYKWAQEDAAKGKAAPKQGIPDYSCKEGESL; encoded by the coding sequence ATGGCAGATAACCGCAAGTATTACTACCTCAAGCTGAAAGAGAACTTTTTTGACAGCGACTCCATTGTGCTGCTGGAAGATATGAAAGACGGGATTTTATACTCCAATATCCTCTTGAAGCTGTACTTAAAATCGCTGAAAAACGGCGGGAAATTGCAGCTTGACGAGCATATCCCCTACACAGCGCAGATGATAGCGACACTGACCCGCCACCAGATAGGGACGGTTGAGAGGGCTTTAGAGATTTTCCGGCAGTTGGGGCTTGTGGAGCAGCTTGACAGCGGGGCTTTCTATATGACCGACATTGAGCTGATGATAGGACAGTCCTCTACCGAAGCCGAGCGGAAACGGGCTGCAAGACTGGAAAACAAGGCACTTTTACCGCCCCGGACAAAAGGCGGACATTTGTCCGACATTCGTCCACCAGAGATAGAGATAGAGTTAGAGAAAGAGATAGAGATAGAAAAAGAGAGAGAGGGAGAAACGGGACACCCCGCCCCCGCCGCTTATGGCAGATACAACAATGTGATACTGACCGATACAGAGCTTTCCGGGCTAAAAACAGAGTTGCCCGACAAGTGGGAGTATTATATTGACCGGCTTTCCTGCCATATCGCTTCCACCGGGAAACAGTACCACAGCCATGCAGCCACCATTTACAAGTGGGCGCAGGAGGACGCTGCCAAAGGCAAGGCTGCCCCGAAACAGGGCATACCCGATTATTCATGCAAGGAGGGCGAGAGCTTATGA
- a CDS encoding VirB4-like conjugal transfer ATPase, CD1110 family — MAKKTKQEAQQERLSLAEKRNRQERRNKKSRKEREQEKRRKKQERDRRKQKGIPTTAQQSIPYIRMLQDGICQVTKTFFSKTIQFYDINYQLALNEDKTTIFENYCDFLNYFDSSISVQLSFINQQVDVAEFEKGIDIPDQNDDFNAIREEYRTMLKNQLSKGNNGLVKTKYITFGIEAESLKVARPRLERIETDILNNFKILGAQAHSLNGLERLEILYHVFNQDWIEPFKFQYKMLPETGLKTKDFIAPTSFNFSKNQTFLMGRTMGSVSYLQILAPELTDRMLADFLDVDDSINVNIHIQSIDQSSAIKMIKSKISDLDKMKIEEQKRAVRSGYDMDVLPSDLVTYGEEAKNLLEDLQSRNERMFLVTVLVMNTAKKRQKLDNNIFQVQGIAQKYNCSLKQLDYQQESALMSCIPLGVNRIEIQRGLTTSSTAIFVPFTTQELFQEGEALYYGLNALSNNMIMVDRKRLKNPNGLILGTPGSGKSFSAKREITNCFLITEDDIIVCDPEAEYSALVQALHGQVVRVSPVSDQYINPMDLNLNYSEEDNPLSLKADFILSLCELIVGGKNGLEPVEKTIIDRCVRLVYQEYLADPIPEKMPILEDLYNLLRKQEEPEAQRLATSLEIYVTGSLNVFNHQTNVDINNRIVCFDIKELGKQLKKIGMLVIQDQVWNRVTMNRSAHKSTRYYVDEFHLLLKEEQTAAYSVEIWKRFRKWGGIPTGITQNIKDLLSSREIENIFENSDFIYMLNQASGDRQILAKQLNISPTQLSYVTNSNEGEGLLFYGNVIIPFVDRFPKNSLYKIMTTRLEETSEAG; from the coding sequence ATGGCAAAAAAGACAAAGCAGGAGGCTCAGCAGGAGCGTCTGTCCCTGGCGGAAAAAAGAAACCGTCAGGAAAGAAGAAACAAAAAAAGCAGAAAAGAAAGAGAACAGGAAAAGCGTAGAAAGAAGCAGGAACGGGATCGCAGGAAACAGAAAGGCATTCCTACAACTGCACAGCAGAGCATTCCGTATATTCGGATGCTGCAGGATGGTATCTGCCAGGTGACAAAGACCTTTTTCTCTAAGACGATTCAGTTTTATGACATCAACTATCAGCTTGCATTAAATGAGGATAAGACCACGATATTTGAAAATTACTGTGATTTCTTAAATTACTTTGATTCTTCCATCAGTGTGCAGCTGTCCTTTATCAATCAGCAGGTGGATGTGGCAGAATTTGAGAAAGGTATTGATATTCCGGATCAGAACGATGACTTCAATGCCATTCGTGAAGAGTACCGTACTATGCTGAAAAATCAGCTTTCCAAAGGAAATAATGGTCTGGTGAAGACAAAGTATATCACTTTTGGAATCGAAGCAGAAAGCCTGAAGGTGGCAAGACCGAGGCTTGAAAGAATTGAAACAGATATCTTAAATAATTTTAAGATTCTGGGTGCACAGGCACATTCCTTGAATGGTCTGGAAAGGCTGGAGATTCTGTATCATGTGTTCAACCAGGATTGGATCGAACCATTTAAGTTCCAGTATAAGATGCTTCCGGAAACCGGATTAAAGACCAAAGATTTTATTGCACCGACTTCCTTTAACTTTTCCAAGAATCAGACATTTTTGATGGGAAGAACGATGGGAAGTGTAAGTTATCTGCAGATTCTTGCACCAGAGCTGACAGATCGGATGCTTGCAGATTTTCTGGATGTAGATGACAGTATTAATGTCAACATCCATATCCAGTCTATTGACCAGAGTTCAGCGATCAAGATGATCAAGAGCAAGATTTCAGATTTGGATAAGATGAAGATCGAAGAGCAGAAACGAGCGGTACGTTCCGGTTATGATATGGACGTTCTTCCATCGGACCTTGTGACTTATGGAGAAGAAGCGAAGAATCTGCTGGAAGATCTGCAGTCCAGAAATGAGAGAATGTTCCTTGTAACGGTTCTGGTTATGAATACCGCAAAGAAGCGTCAGAAACTGGATAATAATATTTTCCAGGTGCAGGGGATTGCACAGAAATATAATTGTTCCTTAAAACAGCTGGATTATCAGCAGGAATCAGCACTTATGTCCTGTATTCCGCTTGGAGTCAATCGAATTGAAATTCAGAGAGGGCTTACCACATCATCAACCGCAATTTTTGTGCCATTTACGACACAGGAACTGTTTCAGGAAGGGGAAGCTCTTTATTATGGACTGAATGCGTTATCCAACAACATGATCATGGTTGACCGGAAACGTCTGAAGAACCCAAATGGACTGATTCTTGGTACACCAGGTTCCGGGAAGTCGTTCTCAGCAAAGAGAGAAATCACGAACTGTTTCCTGATTACAGAAGATGATATCATCGTCTGTGATCCAGAAGCCGAGTATTCGGCACTTGTGCAGGCACTGCATGGGCAGGTGGTTCGGGTTTCGCCGGTATCTGACCAGTATATCAATCCGATGGATCTGAACTTGAATTATTCCGAGGAAGACAATCCGCTGTCATTAAAAGCAGATTTTATTCTGTCTTTGTGTGAACTGATCGTTGGTGGAAAGAACGGACTGGAACCGGTAGAAAAAACGATTATTGACCGTTGTGTGCGGTTAGTATATCAGGAATACCTTGCCGATCCAATACCGGAGAAGATGCCAATCCTGGAGGACTTATACAACCTTCTGAGAAAACAGGAAGAGCCGGAAGCACAGCGGCTGGCTACTTCATTAGAGATCTATGTTACAGGCTCTTTGAATGTATTTAACCATCAGACAAACGTGGATATCAATAACCGCATTGTATGCTTTGACATCAAGGAACTTGGTAAGCAGCTGAAAAAGATTGGGATGCTTGTCATTCAGGATCAGGTTTGGAACAGGGTAACGATGAACCGTTCTGCCCATAAGTCCACCAGATACTATGTGGATGAGTTCCATCTTCTTTTGAAGGAAGAGCAGACCGCAGCTTATAGTGTGGAGATATGGAAGCGATTCCGTAAATGGGGTGGTATTCCAACTGGCATCACCCAGAATATTAAGGATTTGCTGTCTTCCAGGGAAATTGAGAACATTTTTGAAAACTCAGACTTCATTTATATGCTCAACCAGGCTTCCGGAGACAGGCAGATTCTTGCAAAACAGCTGAATATCTCACCAACCCAGCTGTCCTATGTAACCAACAGTAATGAGGGGGAAGGACTTCTGTTCTATGGAAATGTCATTATCCCGTTCGTAGACAGATTTCCGAAGAATTCTCTCTATAAAATCATGACAACCCGCTTAGAGGAGACTTCCGAAGCAGGTTAA
- a CDS encoding winged helix-turn-helix domain-containing protein, giving the protein MGKLLLLTLNEQEETAIDKIISAISDYIQIEPMQITTASVLSFPGLEIKQNQRRVFQDGEEVSLTRLEYSALVYLASNPGIVLTRTQIFEAVWNMESESCQSSVANVIYNLRKKIEPDSRKPTYIKTVLGMGYKFASGE; this is encoded by the coding sequence ATGGGGAAATTACTACTGCTGACACTTAACGAACAAGAGGAAACAGCGATTGACAAAATCATATCGGCAATATCTGATTATATACAGATTGAACCCATGCAGATCACAACCGCTTCCGTGTTATCTTTTCCGGGACTGGAAATAAAGCAGAACCAACGCCGGGTATTTCAAGACGGGGAGGAAGTAAGCCTTACCCGCCTTGAATACAGTGCCCTTGTATATCTTGCTTCCAACCCCGGCATTGTCCTCACACGGACACAAATATTTGAAGCCGTTTGGAACATGGAAAGTGAAAGCTGCCAGTCAAGCGTTGCAAATGTGATTTACAACCTGCGGAAAAAAATAGAGCCGGACAGCCGCAAGCCCACCTACATCAAGACGGTTTTAGGCATGGGCTACAAGTTTGCTTCCGGGGAATGA